Proteins from one Flammeovirgaceae bacterium genomic window:
- a CDS encoding sodium:solute symporter family protein: protein MLLLSIIAYLILTVAIGYWASSRVKTSGDFMLAGRSLPIMLSSAALFAIWFGSETVFGASAEFLEGGLYAVIEDPFGAALCLVLFGLFFARKLYNMNLLTLGDYFKYRFGKKTELVASVFLAPPYVGYIAAQLVAMGLILNAVVGIETWQGVVISSVVVTFYTFTGGMWAISITDFIQSIIIVGGLLVLAIVLAYKAGGVGTVLSEVHPRNYRFLPSWNAREVTAYIAAWSVLGLGSIPSQDIFQRVMSSGSVKIAVRSCFIAAGLYLTIAMLPLFISLCTKYLYAGQLEGDAQLALPNMVLLHTSMPVQVLFFGSLLSAIMSTTSSAILAPAAIFSANFVKPLMRGQLTDRQLLAITKVSILFFAAVATVMACLRKNIYELVAESSVLSLVSLFAPLAFGMYWRRATSAGAVLGMVGGLFTWVFFEWAYPLDIPSLVPATLVSMVFLVIGSLAGKKG, encoded by the coding sequence TTGTTACTCCTGTCCATCATTGCTTATTTGATCCTCACCGTGGCCATTGGCTATTGGGCTTCCAGCAGGGTAAAAACATCGGGCGATTTTATGCTGGCCGGAAGGAGCTTGCCCATCATGCTCAGTTCAGCGGCATTGTTTGCCATATGGTTTGGATCGGAAACGGTCTTCGGTGCTTCTGCGGAATTTTTGGAGGGCGGGCTTTATGCGGTAATTGAAGACCCGTTTGGCGCAGCCCTTTGCCTGGTGTTGTTCGGGCTTTTTTTCGCCCGGAAGCTGTACAACATGAACCTCCTCACCCTCGGTGATTATTTCAAGTACCGTTTTGGCAAAAAGACCGAGTTGGTGGCCAGTGTTTTCCTTGCCCCGCCATACGTAGGGTACATTGCAGCCCAATTGGTGGCCATGGGGCTGATACTAAATGCCGTGGTGGGCATTGAAACCTGGCAGGGGGTGGTTATAAGTTCGGTGGTGGTCACCTTTTACACCTTCACCGGTGGGATGTGGGCCATTTCCATAACCGATTTCATTCAAAGTATCATCATTGTGGGCGGTCTCCTGGTGTTGGCCATAGTGCTGGCCTATAAGGCCGGGGGCGTGGGCACCGTGCTTAGCGAAGTACACCCGCGCAATTACAGGTTTTTGCCCTCCTGGAACGCCAGGGAGGTCACCGCCTATATTGCCGCCTGGTCCGTGCTTGGGCTGGGGTCCATTCCTTCACAGGATATTTTCCAGCGCGTGATGTCTTCCGGATCGGTGAAAATAGCCGTGCGTTCGTGCTTTATCGCGGCAGGCCTTTACCTGACCATCGCCATGCTCCCTTTGTTCATCAGCCTTTGCACCAAATATCTTTACGCAGGACAACTGGAAGGCGATGCGCAATTGGCCTTGCCCAATATGGTGCTGCTGCATACCTCCATGCCGGTGCAGGTATTGTTTTTTGGTTCGCTTTTGTCGGCCATTATGAGCACCACTAGCTCCGCCATATTGGCGCCAGCTGCCATATTTTCGGCCAACTTTGTCAAGCCCTTGATGAGGGGCCAGCTTACCGACCGGCAGTTGCTGGCCATTACCAAGGTTTCGATCTTGTTCTTTGCCGCGGTGGCCACCGTGATGGCCTGCCTGCGCAAGAATATTTATGAACTGGTGGCGGAATCCTCCGTGCTCAGCCTGGTTTCCCTGTTTGCCCCCCTGGCCTTTGGCATGTACTGGCGAAGGGCCACTAGTGCCGGGGCGGTGCTGGGCATGGTGGGAGGCCTGTTCACCTGGGTGTTTTTCGAATGGGCATACCCCCTGGACATACCCAGCCTGGTACCGGCCACCCTGGTCAGTATGGTTTTCCTGGTTATCGGTAGCCTGGCGGGAAAGAAAGGGTAG
- a CDS encoding YceI family protein, with product MRKVLISVFLVSTFFISQGQKFKSTQSTVVFFSEAAIEDIAATNSRATSLFDASTGEVAFLVPIGGFQFEKTLMQQHFNEKYMESHKFPTASFEGKITGFEKAMKGSPTVHAKGKLTIHGQTKEVEAEGTIAVVESGLVLTSSFFVELADYKIKIPRLLWQNIAEKVEVKVHFKYERL from the coding sequence ATGAGGAAGGTTTTAATTTCGGTTTTCCTGGTTTCAACGTTTTTCATTTCCCAGGGCCAGAAATTCAAGAGCACCCAATCCACTGTTGTTTTTTTTTCCGAAGCGGCCATAGAGGACATAGCAGCCACCAACTCCAGGGCCACAAGCCTGTTCGATGCCAGCACGGGGGAGGTTGCCTTTTTGGTGCCCATTGGAGGGTTTCAATTTGAAAAAACGCTAATGCAACAGCACTTTAACGAGAAGTACATGGAATCACATAAATTCCCTACCGCCTCTTTTGAAGGGAAAATTACCGGTTTTGAAAAGGCCATGAAAGGATCGCCTACGGTACATGCCAAAGGCAAGCTCACCATACATGGACAAACGAAAGAGGTGGAGGCGGAAGGGACCATTGCCGTTGTGGAAAGTGGTTTGGTTTTGACTTCATCTTTTTTTGTGGAACTGGCGGATTACAAAATAAAAATACCCCGGCTACTATGGCAGAACATAGCCGAAAAAGTAGAGGTGAAGGTCCATTTTAAATATGAACGGTTATGA